The proteins below are encoded in one region of Paenibacillus albus:
- a CDS encoding ABC transporter permease yields MKTSNQEPQRATTDPAQLYHAYKKARGKEKLYVLISRILLLVLFLGLWECAGRLKWIDVFLFSYPSKIFRLLYDKAIDGSLLPHIGVTVAETIAGFVLGTLCGLILATLIWWSPFLAKVLDPYLVVLNSLPKVALGPLFIVALGSGILSIIATILSITVIITTLVIYTAFKEVDPNYVLVVRIFGATRTQSFLKVILPASFPAIISTLKVNVGLAWVGVIVGEFLVAKEGLGYLIIYGFQVFNFTLVISSLFIIAAVATIMYQIVAYIEARIVKKR; encoded by the coding sequence ATGAAAACTTCGAATCAAGAACCGCAGCGAGCTACAACAGATCCTGCGCAGCTCTATCACGCTTATAAGAAAGCACGGGGCAAGGAGAAGCTCTACGTACTTATTTCACGTATTTTGCTGCTCGTTCTCTTCCTTGGCTTATGGGAATGCGCGGGACGCCTCAAATGGATCGACGTGTTCTTATTCAGTTATCCGAGCAAAATCTTCCGTTTGTTGTATGACAAAGCGATCGACGGGTCGCTTCTTCCCCATATCGGCGTAACTGTTGCGGAGACCATTGCAGGCTTCGTGCTAGGGACGCTGTGCGGACTTATTCTCGCCACTCTGATCTGGTGGAGCCCCTTCCTCGCTAAAGTGCTCGATCCGTATCTCGTCGTCCTTAATTCGCTGCCGAAGGTGGCGCTTGGACCGCTGTTTATCGTCGCGCTCGGCTCCGGCATCCTCTCGATTATCGCAACCATTCTATCCATTACGGTCATTATCACGACCTTGGTCATCTATACCGCCTTCAAGGAAGTCGATCCGAACTATGTGTTGGTCGTTCGCATCTTCGGTGCAACGAGAACGCAGTCCTTCTTGAAAGTCATCCTTCCCGCTTCCTTCCCTGCTATCATTTCCACGTTAAAGGTCAATGTCGGCCTTGCTTGGGTAGGGGTTATCGTAGGTGAGTTCCTCGTCGCCAAAGAAGGTTTAGGCTACTTAATCATCTATGGCTTTCAAGTGTTTAATTTCACGTTAGTCATCAGCAGTCTGTTCATTATTGCGGCTGTTGCCACGATCATGT
- a CDS encoding ABC transporter ATP-binding protein yields MTSAVEVNQVSHIYVNEHGAKLALEQIQLSVKTGEFVSLVGPSGCGKTTLLSIIAGLIAPSEGSVRLFGQPVTGPTPRVGYMLQQDYLFPWRSIRENIMIGLELMGQKTAEKREYALHLLDEMGLSAHAGSYPRELSGGMRQRVALVRTLATEPDVLFLDEPFSALDFQTKLQLENLIYETLRKHRKTSLLVTHDIAEAIAMSDRVIILAPNPGTVYKEVDIPSSLAEMLPTQAREQDGFQPYFRLVWQAFEQMERSRQPL; encoded by the coding sequence ATGACAAGTGCAGTAGAAGTCAATCAAGTGTCGCATATTTATGTGAATGAGCATGGCGCTAAGCTTGCTCTGGAGCAGATTCAGCTCAGCGTGAAAACAGGCGAGTTCGTCTCGCTCGTCGGTCCGAGCGGCTGCGGGAAGACGACCCTTCTGTCCATCATCGCAGGTCTGATCGCTCCATCAGAAGGCAGCGTGCGGCTATTCGGGCAGCCGGTGACAGGGCCAACGCCGAGAGTCGGCTACATGCTGCAGCAGGATTATCTGTTTCCATGGCGGAGCATTCGCGAGAACATTATGATTGGACTCGAGCTGATGGGACAGAAGACGGCAGAGAAGCGCGAATATGCTCTCCATCTGCTCGATGAGATGGGCTTAAGCGCTCATGCGGGCAGCTATCCGAGGGAGCTATCTGGCGGGATGCGGCAGCGGGTTGCCCTTGTGCGCACGCTTGCGACGGAGCCGGATGTGCTTTTCCTGGATGAACCCTTCTCCGCGCTTGATTTTCAGACGAAGCTGCAGCTGGAGAATTTGATCTACGAGACGCTGAGAAAGCATCGCAAAACTTCGCTGCTTGTGACCCACGACATCGCGGAAGCGATTGCGATGAGCGACCGGGTCATCATTCTGGCTCCTAATCCGGGGACCGTCTACAAGGAAGTAGACATTCCTTCAAGCCTCGCCGAGATGCTGCCGACTCAGGCGCGCGAGCAAGACGGCTTCCAGCCGTATTTTCGCCTTGTGTGGCAGGCCTTTGAACAGATGGAGAGGAGCAGACAGCCGCTATGA
- a CDS encoding ABC transporter substrate-binding protein, which yields MLTLLLAGCSGKKTEATKIRIGEVTRSIFYAPQYAAITNGFFKDEGLDVELTTTPGGDKTMTALLSGNIDVALVGSETSIYVSIQGSDDPVINFAQLTQTDGTFLISRTPIDNFTWDMLKGSKFLGQRKGGMPQMAGEFVLKKHGIDPHNDLNLIQNVEFANIVPAFTSGDEQFVQLFEPSATMLEQQGKGYVVASFGTESGHLPYTAYMTKSSYMKKNADAVQKFTNAVYRGQQWVEEHSVNEIADAVAPFFPDTNIDLIRNVVKRYKDQGSFATDPIIDSKEWANLQDIMTQAGELKQPVDYNKLVDNSYAEKAIKEVK from the coding sequence ATGCTCACGCTGCTGCTGGCCGGCTGCAGTGGAAAGAAGACTGAGGCAACGAAGATTCGCATCGGCGAAGTGACTCGCTCTATCTTCTATGCACCCCAATATGCAGCCATTACAAATGGGTTCTTTAAGGATGAAGGGCTTGATGTCGAGCTGACGACGACGCCGGGTGGCGACAAAACAATGACGGCACTGCTCAGCGGCAACATCGATGTAGCGCTTGTCGGTTCAGAAACATCAATCTACGTCTCCATTCAAGGCTCCGATGACCCGGTCATCAACTTCGCCCAACTGACGCAAACAGACGGCACGTTCCTCATCTCGCGCACACCGATCGACAACTTCACTTGGGATATGCTGAAGGGCTCCAAGTTCCTTGGCCAGCGCAAAGGCGGGATGCCTCAGATGGCGGGAGAGTTCGTACTGAAGAAGCATGGCATTGATCCGCATAATGATCTGAATCTTATTCAGAACGTCGAATTTGCGAATATCGTTCCGGCGTTTACATCCGGCGATGAGCAGTTCGTACAATTGTTCGAGCCATCTGCCACGATGCTTGAGCAGCAAGGTAAAGGCTATGTCGTCGCTTCCTTCGGCACCGAGAGCGGTCACCTGCCTTATACAGCCTACATGACGAAAAGCAGCTATATGAAGAAGAATGCTGACGCGGTTCAAAAGTTTACGAATGCGGTGTACAGAGGCCAGCAATGGGTGGAAGAGCACAGTGTCAATGAGATTGCCGATGCCGTTGCGCCATTCTTCCCGGATACAAACATTGACCTTATTCGCAACGTCGTAAAGCGTTATAAAGATCAAGGCTCCTTCGCGACTGATCCGATTATTGACAGCAAGGAATGGGCGAACCTGCAAGACATCATGACGCAAGCCGGCGAGCTGAAACAGCCTGTCGATTACAACAAGCTCGTCGATAATTCGTATGCTGAGAAAGCAATAAAAGAAGTCAAATAA